Part of the Pieris rapae chromosome 14, ilPieRapa1.1, whole genome shotgun sequence genome is shown below.
tccttcaagaaaatagtgTATCATTTCTTGAAAgctcggcaacgcacttgcgagccttttggcaatgtgagtgtacatgggcggtggtatcacttaataaataaataaaataaaataaaatagcctttattgctgaacttatttttacagtaatttttcttacaaatacgtttataacttttaacagtttcttttcttttcataaatcagGTATCGGTAAACGGTCGTTTCTACATTTCAGCTTGTCtttcgacataggcctcctctaaagaTTTCCACTATGTGGAtgtcatttactttgtttttcatgttagtgttatttttttcctttagagGGTCGTGGTCATTTTTCCCCACGATGACCAGTCGGCTTGgggaagtattttgttttgttattttatgttggttcatgttgagctgtttatttttccgtttaccgacagttaattgttattctttgtTAGTTGTTGTCTTAGCGggaagagacgaaagagaatTAGCTCTAATCCTCATTACGTCGAAAGCATTTGGTCTATTGTTAATCGGCGGCATTAGAGTTTGTTGTTTCCTTGGTTGAGCATTGTTTTGTGGGGATGATGATGTTTCTCTTTTGCGCTTTtccttatttatgttagtattttttccttttactactagtttgtcaaatttcagGTACGCGATATTTCCCTTTTCTCTCTCCTCTTTTAGCTGCGCCTGCAACGTTTTCCTTTTCTCTATTACTTCCTTTGTGTAGTCTtctgtaacatatacatttttgaagtttttcttctttcccaTAACTTCATTCTTCTTCCATTCGCTCGTAAAGGAAATCAGAATTGGTCTTGGTTTTCCAGAAGACTTTCCCCTTCCTAgacgatatattttgtttatctcatgttcttgtaattgtatgtcaaggtcagttttgaaaatatgtattgtattttgtattaattcttgTGTAGACCTTTCGCCTTCATTTACtccaaacattatcaaattgttttgcttctttcctctttttaaactttctacTTCCTTTTCgagattttctacttttatttttaagtttctattttctgttataatagGTTGAAGTTTTTCGTCTAAtctctccattatattatttgttatcgaatctttcaattctattgtttggttcaagatttcattcttcattttatcaaacaatagtTGAAACTGATCCTCCATTCTTGTAAACTAAATCTGCGTGTTATGGAACGTAATTAgtggtagtttttatttacttgctcTGGCAACACTAGTTAGCTGTTACTGTGACAAGTGTCAATGTCATTGATCTTTTGTCTATGCTCAATATGATTGGTGGATTTCTAACCTCTAATTATCACTTTTTGGAGATACTTTTGTTGAAATTCAAGAACTTACGTGATATTGTGTGAAATCGGTAGTTCCACTACACGGACGACACttcaatttgtgttttgtgacgTCGCAGTCTCAAGAACAgtgtacgaaattattttttagcacTCAATAATACGGAGCTACACAATTACGATGCTTACAGTATGACAGCCCAGAGATCAGCCCACTATCACTtgaggtatcacttaacacacattaaaaaaaatgttatcagaATTTCCtcgtttttatttctatgtacatgtaagtaatatttttttataatgaattgttCAAAAGAATACATTCGACGATTCTTGTTCAAGtcttttattttgtcatttgttttcacACGGCGCAgatatatttctgtttaaatAAGGCTTTTTGtcaaaccagtttagtcctaattttaaaaattaaaaatatataattttaaataaataggtaaataaatattttttgtctgattaaaaactatatttcgtgacaattttgttaagtaattacattttttttgcaaCTGCGATGAAAATTTGATACTTGAAGATTTTACAAAGAAGGGATATATTCGAACATTTCGTTgcgctttatttaaaactccTATAAATAAGGattgcaatacagcgaggacaGCTTGCTTTAAGCTACACTGCCACAACGACCaaaccttttaaattattataactatgtatgcgtaggttaagaatatattagtagtattagaatataaatagtatgcttttacatacaatataacattttaacataCTGAGAAAAGTCCCAAGAAGAAAACAATTATCTATAAGTTTCATATCTAACGAAATGAAAATATCAAAGTTGAAAtcgttattacatataaaccgtttctaatataaatactatattatctTTGTAAAAGAGGAAAAAAGAAACTAAATTCCATTATTCATGAATAAACGGGCATggaatgaaaacattttttcgtCTTATTATCTCACGAGCCCTTTGGCactgaaagtgtccatgggcggcggtatcacgtaacatcaggtaagcctccttTTTCCCTGttctatcaaaaaaaatatataaatattttaggtataGATATTGGTTAAACATGATATATTTATGCAAtactaagtttaaaatatgcaatattttttgtagatatttcaaaccaccttttatactatatatgtataagcgACGAGCGGTAATCTTAACAAAAATGagatcaaatataaaattatctactatATATGTGACAgacttgaaataaatgttgtttcaTTGGGAATCAAATCTAGATAGTGGATATACGCCATATACCTCTAAGCCACTGGTTTAgcttttattgattaataattaagaaataaataaacttttttatttatcaaagagaattcattagaaatatattacatgTACGTATAATAAAGGCTCTATTGTGATAAAAGTCatcagatttttaattttacgatgtattatgtttgttttgatTCTTCCTTATTTGTAACGAATGATTTTTTTCGTACACTTTCCAACTGTAAATTTGTGATATGTTTTCACTCACACTGGGCaacttctttatttctttgataTCCGGGTGATCAATACCCTATGAATTCGTCTCAGGGTTATCTCGCACTAATGAAAAAGATTGCTTTATAATACAAGTTAATATAAAGAGGCGAGAAAAACGCCACCTTTGTGGTACCCGGTTCTAGCCAGCAAGCGTCTGCTTTATAAACAGCTTGTACTGAGATATAGGTgtgaataaaaactataaagttatatCTAAAATCGAATCTTTCCTACAAACATTCAAACCTTGGCCATACATTAAGTACTAGTAATCTACCtgttaattagaaataaaaataaatcagcggCGCTACATCCTCTTTAGGTCtttaggcctcagatttctaaatctgtttcatgatcatttttaaatccaataggcaaataggtgatcagcctccagtgcctgacacacgtcgtcgactttttgggtctaagagatGTCGGTTTccacacgatgttttccttcaccgttcgagcaaatgttaaatgcgcatatagaaagtccattggtgcacagccgcggatcgaacctacgacctcagagtatgagagttgcacgctaaagccactaggacAACACTGTGCTAcctgttaattaataacacaaaTTCAGAGCTagtgaaattaattgaaatcagTTTTAATATGTCCTCGAGATTTAGAGCTTGGagccaattaaatttaactaatgCGTGATTATTTTAGATATGGGACAATTCATATTATCtactctttaattaattttgagtaagtataaaggaaaaaaattagttattttttaagatataaaatcTGACCCTTCAAAATGTTacgtgtttatatattaatcaatgtatagtatttagtatatttaattttaattttaatattcgaaTATCTTGAAAGGTttctgtatattattatagactCCGGATTTACTACTCGTGAGCTGTGTACTAAGCTGAGAACTTTCAACAGATGCTCGTTAAAGCTTAGAGAACAtatgtattacttaattttattaaagctttctgaaaattaaatatatcgtttttacttaatttatatataatcatactttttttattcgtcTGCAATAcgaattaaaaacaacaaaaataccTCTTAAATTAACCCACACATACTCattcataattcaaaattgataaatactaaatttagtttattacaattttatagtattgGAAAAATAATGATGCTGTTTAGGTACACTTACGtgttaataatacttataaaattgtattgctCTAAGATTTTTGCCTTTCAATTGAAATTACATtcgattatttttgtatgttttttgtcatttgttttcatACTTGCCagatatatttctgttttaatataagGCTTTTTTGTCAAAATAGTTTAGTTCAGTAAGATATGgaatatgtacttaaaaaacGGAAccattaaattaactaaactaCTCTTACACTTTAAATTTCTTAGTTGATTCATTAGCGCAACTACTGATATGTTAtcctacatttttaatttaaaaaaaatacatacatttcttgaattgaaataatgatatatttatactaaattataacCTATGTATTTACATGTGGAGTAAAACATTGTGGCAAAAAAGATTTTCACTGAATTAGagcaaataaaagataaaaagcaGTTTGATAATAACTTCGAGTTAGCAAAATTTGATAAgaggttttttattaattcatcaatgaaataaaaatcttcgcaatattatattatagcttatcttagataatttatatcaGATAaggtaaaagaaattaatctGTGACcgatattcatttattataaataatagaatattacaCACTGACTTTGCAAATTTTTtagtacttattttaatacaataggcaaataaaaaaaatcattcacaaAAAGAacgcagttttattttaaagtaataataaattcattcatACCAAAAGTTATTCTGAAACGTCAATCTGCACTTACCACAGATTCCACTCAAAAATGTCACATGCACTTTCGCAAAACAGTTTATCGCGAACGCCAGCGACAAAACGCGACTCGACGCGCCAATATCACGCTTCAAACTGATAATTCTCAAGCCCCGtgcaactaaaatatatttgaaaagaaaatcaatTGTTATCCGTGgaatgtacaaaaataaatttcggtATATAGATAGGATAGTACTTTGATAAGAtagtcaattaatattttaagagaattaatatatagataacgcagtttaatataacttatcGACATCGAGTGGCAGatactgaatatttttatgcgCACTGTGATTTATAAGTGTTTGTTTTGACGTAACTTTTATGTGCCACAATATTTGCTTATTATTTCATCGCgtctaaaataattgaatgttAGGTCAGTTTGTCACGGacttattttatcatttttgacTGCTTCAGTAATGATAATATTGAGTATTTTGGTCATATATTGTAAATCGGCTGAAGGTCTTGCTTATAGATTCGATTATGGTACGATTATGGCTAGCCAGTCTTGATAAAATCCACATAATCCACTGAGTTCAGTAGCAGTGTTTGTTCAATGAAAAGTACATATGATAAAacatacagtaaaaaaaaatacattttaaaaacataggAGTGTATACTAcaaatttatcataataaattagataGATTTATCATAAAACGGTAGGTTGCATATCAAATTATATCCACAATAAGAAAACCCTTAGGGAAAGTGAGTGAACCTTTTTAAGCTTTGTAACCCAATTTCCAAATTTTCCCTTCCTTTGTGTCCAGTGGTTTAATCTAAGCAACAAATTATCTTCATAGATGAGTATCTTATAGgatttcgtttaaaaatacgtacGATAATCGAGCTCAGCCTTCAGAGTCGTGACTTAGTACTAAAACTGACTCTCGTACGTCAAAAAcgcttttaaaacaaaaatatttagctgACAATTTCGTATAGTCACTTCatgaatataagtttatttctcGTATGTCAGACGTCAGAAATAGaatgtaaaataacatttcctGAGAACTGTTATATTCTGAAGTATACTCCTAAATCACTCTTATATAAACACCGAACTTAATTTGGTTACATATGGATATAAATTCAGATTATTTGGTAATGTTTAGTGGTGAATATTTCGACAAACTATTTTAGtccattatattaaaaacaaaagtaaggTACAACGtaaggtattttatatatgtactagctgacctggcaatcgtcgttttgccatatatatcatttataataaaaaataggggttgatcgtagagggttgaaaatttagggttgtacgcattttttaatgctgttaatacagttgataaaaacataaaagtttacctaaaaattaaaaaaaatatttaggggtggactacccttaacatttagggggatgaaaaatagatgttgtccgattctcaggcatacccaatatgcacacaaaatttcatgagaatcgggaaagccgtttcggaggagtttaaccacaaacaccgcgacacgacaattttatatataagactaGGGACCCGCCCCgccttcgcacgggtgcaatgctgatactaaatacactacagaaaatctgtgaacgttgtatataaaaatgtaggttatccataagagatagacatataccatcacagacttttctgtagaccttttcaatgtgtacaatacttagtacattattttgataaaactcgtagggttcagcctgcgtttgcaatgtaagcggaaaaaatgtaattatttacgacatcacattagaaacctcaaaaataacagtacttctccactatttaatggatgttattatacatataaaccttcctcttgaagcactctatctattaaaaaaccgcatgaaaatccgttgcgtagtttcaaagatttaagcatacaaagggacatagggacagagaaagcgacttcactacatattataaaacaaagtcaataacgtatataatagtttgagcacatttataataagtctttattatGTGAAAATGTGCTCAAACTATTACTGAACCATTGTACATTATACTAAATCTATCTGTGAACACATTTGGCGTTTATCCTGATGTATGGAAGGTCGCTAAAATAATACCGATTCATAAGAGTGGCTCGCGGTTGAGTATTGAAAATTATCGGCCAATATCGATACTTAACACTTTcagtaaaatctttgaaaaaataatttataatgccatctataatataataagtaatttacttCCAGATGAACAGCATGGTTTTATCATAAAGTTTTTTTGCTAGTTCGTTACTTCCATTCGaagcccttgatttgagaaatggcagtaaaaataaaattagaagcatttaatgtttattttttgacgttcataagtgtatatataGTGTTGCCAATATGAatacatgatttttgactttgactttattcCACATACAAATTTACCTTTATAACAGGCTGATGAAGTACCAATAATTGACTTGGCAACGAAGCACTTTGGCCTAGAAAAGAACTCACCCTTTCAGATACCACATTTACATAATCTTTTCTTCATTCGTTCGAGAcctttgatttatattttttattttagatattggGGCCAGGAAAGTATAAAGTcactgtataaattataatttattgcttatttCGTATAACAATggcaatttttatacaataactaAATGTACAAGTTAAAATATCAACTATACACCATTAAGCTTTTCAcatgtttacataaaaatcttatctatTGATAACGGCTTCAACGCCAAAACTGTGATTGTATCTTCGAAAATGATGGATTTTTACACAAAGCTtagaatcaataaaattacatatgtcatatttaaaaaccaaCCAATCGTGCttcattaaacatatatttaaatagaaatggCCATACAAAACatgaaatatcaaaatattgaattttaatttttgttatgaaGGCTTCGCAgttatgtattttacttttacagtaTAATCAGTtcaaatcataattttattaagtaatacggCTAGtacataatgaaaataaaaatacataaataaataaaataaaataaataatggcgGCTATACGACTTCGACTAAAAGCGTGTTTAAATCGGAACATATTAAAGAGTTTTTTagtattgtgtttatattttatgttgacagtgtttatatcttatatgttgacaatttttatatcttatatttcaTGTCTattcaacaattttattattatttatattttatattgacagtgaatataaatgttatattctgTGACGTTCTTAACTGTACAATTGCTATCTCAATGctattttgactttgattctttgttatttaatatatacagaaCTTTACACTTATGCTAAATAGTTACTGGACAGAATtagtagtttaaaaataaacttttaatatggAATAAATAGCACGTCAGAAGTATTTGCAAGCTAAGCAAATTATAATGTCCGGAAAAGGAAAGCTTGTTATCGTAAAAAGTTACCAAGCCATGATTACCAGACCCTTCTTACACAACATTGTTATTGTGAGGAAAATTTTGCTTTCACACCAAAAGTTTCACTCATTTTTTTCTGAATAAGGGTTAGCTACACACAGGCGTAGCCTGTAGATGTTAGGTGCTGCCAATGCACAATCAATTACAGAtagctcgcgaatgcgttgtcaacctttttaagaattgaaacGGTCATTTCTTGAACCCTAAGTCGATAAATTTTATACCTATGAATTTCCTTAAATCACTAtttacaaattgtatataatcatTTGAATAGATTATCGATAAGGTTAATCAAAGACACAATCGACTATCATAATAGAGAAATAATCTTTTGTTTGAAAAACGATTTGCAAGTATTTGGAAGTAATAGAAAACTATAcagattgtataaaaaaattgtaataagtaCAAAACAGTACAATTCCAGTCTTCCAATGCGTTTTTCATACGGATATATTTCAAACgtttaaattgtttctatAGACTTAAACAtagttaaagtaaatatttcattaatccaaaaatatttatatcaaccttaatatttaacttttcataaatattgtattattatacatacgaaatatatttaaaattacatttacaaatatttacaccTAGGaaaaatatctacaaatatataatacatattgacAAATAAAGCACCAAGTATTTCACAATAAAACGTTCAGAAACATTAGTTAACAAAATCCAGGATTCGTGTGTTCAATAACACATCGCTTACAGTACTTTTTCACTGCCCTATATCCGCGCAAAGTCACGGGTGTGTCCTGAATGTTGAGTTGTGTAAGACCACGACAGTAGTAGGCCACGGCTTCTAAGCCATCGTCTCCTACCAGCTCGCAGCCTCGAAGGGCGAGTTTCTTGAGGTTTGGACAACATCGGGCCAGGATCTGAAACATCAtgggataatataaaaaaacagtggtgTTACAACCATTTGGGCTAAGTTTCTGATTCCTGCATCTGTTTCGTAACATTCTTTTAGTTAAAAGTTACCTAAGAGTTCAAATTATAAGTTCTTAACTAGCAAATAAACAAGTGGGATTGATTGTAGAGGGAGGGAATTTACggcttgtatttattttcgtatggctgtatcatataaaattcctCTTCCTCCTTTATAGCTTCGTGGTTTGAATGAAAGTAGCCGATTTCCAGACTTACTGAATATGCGTAAACATTTCATACGAATCGGTCGAGCTGTTTCTGTCTGATCTCGAGCTGTTGTTGGGAACGAGCATTGTGacacgataattttatatatatatatatatatatataatatctttgcTTTCAAACGTAAAGTCGCTGAACACAAAATACCTTTCTAGTAAATGTCATACAAACATATTtctaatatgaattaatttgtAGAACCAAATACTTAgcaatagttattttaaaacaattcaaaaattaattatccaAACGCTTGCTAAATCCAATCAAGTCTACATTTGTTCATTCACGAAAATAAAAGCCATAACTAGTACGAATCGTAGATTTACTCCAAATTGAACCAAGTGGGATttctataaattgtttataccTGCAGTCCATTTTCAGATACGTCAGTAGCACCCAGATCGAGCGCTCTAAGCCTGGAACAGCCCCTTGCGATGGCTTCCACTCCATCATCTCCAAGAGCACCACATCCTCTGGCATTTAAATACCGCAGCTTATAACACCGCCTTGCCAATGTTCGTATACCCGAATCTGAAACCTATTTACAGAAATTGCATGTAATCCTAATAGAAACGCAGTATGACGAGCTCAAGCAAATCATACTAAGTTGTTTTTGGTATTATAAAACTGAACGATGAGTTAAGTAGTTCATGTAAACGATTGGTTAAATATCGTtactaatagttaaaaaagttAACTACCTGTATAGGAGGGTTAAACAAGATGGCCGCTAGTTATTCATATAGTGACAGCTGTTTGTCACAGAAATCAAGCTATGATAAATACATATAGTGAATCGGGTAATTAGGCACCTGTGAATTATGACTTTGtttctcatattttaaaatattagagaataaaacttatattctAGCTTCTATATAAACTTTGCAACTATGTCGACAAACCCACTTTTCAAATGTAATACGAACAAATCGTGTCTCAGTGTTATGGATTTATGATATAAAGATTTAGTAGTTTGGCATTGGAACTTGGTACTTGTAGCATGcaatttacaaacaattatgttataaatatcagTCATAATTGATATGGGACGATCTCAATGTAAAAAATCCCGTTGCTACATTTTTAATCATTCCTCACTTCCATTCGTCAAACCGCGCATTGTCCAAAAGATGGACTACCCTACACATCACAATAAACTGACCAATTCTAAACAGTAGATAAGATTAGTtcgttaaacaaaaaaacgtgATTATGTAATTAGTAGGCACAATGTTACGAATCAATTTACGAACCTTAATGTTTGaaacattatacaatttttaattgcatTGGACTATTTACCAGCTTAAACACAGGaacataagaaataaatgGCCATTCACCGTGCTTTATTCTTGAAGATATGATTAATCGCCTGTAACACTTTGCTGCGTAATTTACAGAAGGCGTCATCTTTCAATTGCAATGTAATCAA
Proteins encoded:
- the LOC123689741 gene encoding uncharacterized protein LOC123689741, yielding MEDQFQLLFDKMKNEILNQTIELKDSITNNIMERLDEKLQPIITENRNLKIKVENLEKEVESLKRGKKQNNLIMFGVNEGERSTQELIQNTIHIFKTDLDIQLQEHEINKIYRLGRGKSSGKPRPILISFTSEWKKNEVMGKKKNFKNVYVTEDYTKEVIEKRKTLQAQLKEEREKGNIAYLKFDKLVVKGKNTNINKEKRKRETSSSPQNNAQPRKQQTLMPPINNRPNAFDVMRIRANSLSSLPAKTTTNKE